A window of Nitrospira sp. CR1.1 genomic DNA:
AATCATCCTGCCGTTCCGGCGTGAGCGTCCCGGCCGTGAGGCGACGCAACGTCTCGACTAACAACCGCCCCCCCACCTCTGCGAGACGAGGTGCCAGCGTGCCGGCGGTATCGTCGGGACGAATCTCCACAGTCTCACGCAGCAGCATGTCGCCGGTATCCATCCCTTCAGCCATAAACATGGTCGTGATACCGGTTTCCCGTTCACCTCTGATAATGGCCCATTGCACGGGACCCGCCCCGCGATACTTCGGCAACAGCGATCCGTGCACATTGATACAGCCTCGCGGAGGTAAGGCCAAAATGACGGGCGGCAGGATACGGCCGAAGGCAGTCACCGCAATGACATCCGGCTTCCACTGGCGTAACGCATCCAAAAAGGCAGGATCTTTCATCTTCAGCGGCTGGAGTACAGGAATTCCCTCTCGCTGGCAGACAATTTTCACCGGGGAAGGAATGACATCCTGCCCACGACCCTTCGGCCGATCAGGCTGCGTCACCACACCCACGACCTGATCGCCAGACGTGAGCAACGCCTCCAACGAAGGCACGGCGAATTCAGGTGTTCCCATGAATACGATACGCATGCTCAGGCTTTATCATTCTCCCCTCACGAATGCAATTCTGGTAGCGGCTTCCTTGACTCTCGTTTCACACGCCTGTTAGTATCCTGTCGCGGGGTGGAGCAGCCTGGTAGCTCGTTGGGCTCATAACCCAAAGGTCGTCGGTTCAAATCCGGCCCCCGCAACCAACCTTTCCCGCTTCTTTTTCAACCTCTTACAGCAGCTTCAGTCTCGGACTCAGTACTCCTGGGCGAAGCCGACTGTGCTCACTCCCAGCGGAACGCGATCCAAGATCTCTACACCAGCACGCAAACTCTCAGGATGATGATGGGCATACCGCATCACCATGGAAATGGTTTTCCATCGTCCGAGTTTCTGCACGGTGTAAATATCGACTCCGGCCTGCACAAGACGGGTGGCGAAGGTATGGCGCAAATCGTGACAACGAAATGTTTTCACCTCTGCCTTGCGCATGACAGGATAGAACACGCGAAGCAGATTTCGCGCATCCATCCCATTGCCCTCGCCGTTGAAGACCAGGCAATGGCTTTTGAGCGAGCGGACCTACGGTAATTTATCGAACTCCTGTACGAACCACTGTGGGGCAGCCCCGACTTGTTACCAAGGCGGGGACCGGCCTTTAGGAATGTGGTCTGGAGAGCACACTCGCAGCGTCCCTCCAAGGTCGATCCAGACGAGCTTCTGTCGAACCACGCCAAAGGCTTTCTCTCCCACTTCTCTCGCGACGATCGTAATCGCCTCAGCGTTCCCATCCATGGCCATACTTATCAGGACCGCCCCAGGGTACGTACTTTGAGCCGGTCGTCATTTTGTCTGCGGCGCAAATTTCGATGAGCGTCCGTTCTTGGTTGGCAACTTTGAATTCTGATGTCACGCTGAATGCTCATGACATCACACGCGCCGTGCAAGCATGGCTTGCAAAGCGGGGCGGTGGTTTATTTAAGCGTGCGGTCGCCATACCCTTGAAGCCTTCATGATAGAAGGGGGATAATTATTGATCGATGACACAGCCCTCTCACAGATTGCTGCTACTCACCATTGTCGTTCTGGGAATCGGACTGTTTTTCCTGGATCTCTATCTTCCGCTGGGTATTGGTAACGGCGTCCTGTACGGCGGCCTCGTCGTGCTGTCGCTGGCCTCGCCGGACCGAAAAGTTCCGCTCATTGTGGCCGGTGGTTGTTCAGTACTCGCCCTGTCGGACGTATTTCTCGGGGTCACTCTGCCAAATGTTCCGCTCTGGATGGGGATCAGCAACCGGTTGTTTTGCCTGACGACGATATGGGGCCCGGTCATCTATTTCCTCCAGCGCCGGAAGACCGAAGAAGCGCTTCGGAAGGCGCATGATGAGCTCGAGATTCGTGTCAGGGAACGCACTCGCGAGCTGGCTTCGGTCAATGAGGCGCTCGTCGAAGAAATCGGCGAACGGATGGAAACGGAACGATCACTTCGTGAGAGCGAAAAGTCATTGAAGGCGAGCGAGCAGGAGTTGCAGCAAAGCCGTGAAGAACTCCGATCTCTCGCGGGCCAACTTTTGAGGGCTCAAGAAGAGGAACGTCGCCGCATTGCGCGAGACCTGCATGACGACGTGAACCAACGGTTGGCCATGGTGGCGATGGATTTGCGGCGAATCGAGAAGGACGAGATCGGCGATAGAGCGGCCATCATGGGAATGATTTCATCGATCACCGAGAGGCTGACCAGGGTCTCGGACGATGTGAGACGGCTGGCCTACCGCTTCCATCCCTCCATCCTGGATGATTTGGGGCTGACTAAAGCAGTCCGGCGGTTGGTCGATGATTTTTCCGCCAGCACGGGACTGGAAGCGGTGTATGTGCACCGCGATCCCGTGACCCCAGTGCCGACCGACCTTGCGACGTGCGTATACCGGATTGCGCAGGAAAGCTTGACCAACGTGGCCCGTCATGCGCACGCATCGGAGGTAGAAGTAGAACTGATCTGCGACGAGGGGATGATCACCCTCTCGATTCGTGACAACGGGATCGGCTTCGATCTATCGCCAACGTCGCAGGAGCGTGGGCGCCTCGGTCTATTGAGTATGAAAGAACGGGTACGACTGGTGCGGGGAACTTTAGATGTGATGGCAGCGCAGGGCTGCGGGACACATGTCGAAGTACACGTGCCGTTGTCAGGGAGTCATTATGGCTAAGCCGCGCGTGTTATTGGCCGACGACCATTCGTTAGTACTGGAGGGTTTTCGCCGCATTCTCGAGGCCCAATGCGAGCTCGTGGGCATGGTGGAGGATGGACGAGCGCTCCTTGAAGCGGCACGGAAGCTGGAGCCCGACATTGTCATTCTCGATGTATCCATGCCGCTGTTGAACGGTATCGATGCGGCCACGCAGATGAAAAAAGTTCAGCCGTCGGTCAAGGTCATCTTTGTGACCATGCATTCCGATGCCGATTATGTGCGATCCGCCTTCGAAGCGGGAGCCTCGGGGTATCTGCTGAAGCGGTCCGCGGTCGATGAATTGGAGCAGGCGATTCGGGCGGTATGGGCCGGGCATACCTACATCACCCCCCTGATTGCCCAAGACCTGCTCGACGTATTGCTCACCACTGGATCAAGACACCCTCAACAGAAAAAAACGCTCACGTTTCGCCAGCGTGAGGTCTTACAGCTGTTGGCCGAGGGCCGGACGGTGAAGGAGATTGCTCTTCGGTTGAAGATTTCGACGAGGACGGTAGAGTTTCACAAGGCGCAGGTCATGGAGCAGTTGAATCTGCGCACCACGGCAGATTTGATCAAATATGCACTGACGCATGGAGTGCTGGCCTCTTCGTAACCCCCTCCCGAGGTCTCGCATAGATTGCCGCAGTTTCTACCTCGTAATCTTCTGTTCAAAACTATCGGCCTTTACGAGTTCCCCATTCCAGAGAGGTGCCTTACAAGGGAAGTCCTGATGGAGGACCCCTCGAAGGAGGGCCACTATATGCCGTAGGCACATGAAGTGTGACCAATGAACCGGAATGAGTTTTTAGTCGCCTTGTTTGGTCGCCCGGTCTGGTTCCACTGCAAACGGTGCCAACGAGTGAAAGTGGTAGAGACGGAAGACGCCTCCAAGGAAACCTGGCAGGATCAAGCAGAGGCGATGGGAAGGTACGGGGTCTGCCCTGAAGACCTGTGGTGGTTTGATACCGTATGCGATCCGTGTCAGATCCGGCAAAGCCGCTGAATTCTGTTCTCTGTTCTTTTGTCCTGCCGACCTTGAAACGCCAGACAACGTCGAGCCGGATATTGTCTCCGAGTGCCGGTCTGTGCACGCCATCCGTCGATTTCGAACCAACCTTCATCAGGCAATCTCAGCCCGGGCCACGCGAGGATGTTTTGGTAGCCACCAACTGTGCTACTGCCAACCTGTCTCCATGAAGGGGGACACCCCGAGCCGCTGTGCCGGATTTGCGCTAGAAATCGTTCCATCCCGCTCTTCCGTTAGAGCCTATCGGACCATTGAAATCGAGTTAACGCTGGCAATATCAATGGATTGCGGGAAAACTACGCCTCAATCAAGCCCCTGCAAGGTTTCGGTTTTCAGAATTATCAAAGCGAGGGTGGCATTGAGGCAGACGAGGTGCGGGAGACGCCCTCGTAAGAGGCAATGGGGGGATGTCGCTGCCAATTATAGGATGTTTAAGAACCGGTTCAATATCTATTGATACCTACTGCGAACTACAAACCGGCACATCCTGGTCCTTTCGCTGATCCATTGGCCTACTGTTCACCTCTGTAACGGCAATGGAGACGCCAGTCTTATCTTGGACCGCCTGTTGCAACCGGGGAATCATCTTGCTCAGAAGAATGTGATAGACATCGGCATACCGTTCTTCAGTCACCTGCTCCAGAGTCAGCTGCGAAGATATGTCCCGCCAATTGCTTCCCACCTCATCTTTCATCAATTGCGAGGATGGAGACGGCTTTCCCTCCGACAAATCTGCTCGACTCGCGACAATATAGTACAGGGCTTCAACTGGCTGCCTGTCCTCGGTGCAAGCAACGGCCTTAAACACACGGGTATCGCGCTCATCAAACGTCCCCGGTTGAGCTAGCCCGCCTCCTGTCCATGTCAGGGATAGCAAAACCAACCCGCTCCCAGTAAAGAGATAGCGACCCCATCGGCTTAGGCCGGACCGCTCCAGGATGGCGCTCACCGGTAATACACATGCACTGGAGAGAAGTGCTGTGCCCATACTGTTCCTTTCTCAAGCGCTCGGACCATTTCCGGCCTTGATGGTGACCTGTTTCATGTGGATGTCTTGTGCTCGGCCAATCACTAGACGAAGCTTCAATTGAGCGGCCTCGACATGAAAAAACGCACCCCCGGGTCCTGTAGCCGAGGAACCGGACTGAAATAGCATGCAGCCTGCCGTCCCTTCGTTATACATGCCATGAGAACCAGATAGCGAAACGTTCGCGCAACATCCTGTTCCCGTGGCTGGAGGTAATGGGATCTGATAGCAGACAGCGGGTCGGTGATGCCTCTTGCTCATTCAAGCCCAAATGAACCAACTTGCAAAGAATGGCCTCCCCTCCATTGTGTCCTCAACGCTCGTGACATCCCTTAGAAACAAGACTTTGCCTACCTGAGCAGATCAGTTGAGTGAACAGAAAAATCGCTTACTATCTCACGCTGAAAGTAGGTGTAGCAGTTCACAAAGGCCGGACTTTCCGGAAAGACGCATAGTACGCCAACCAGTTGCCCGCACAACAATGCCCAGTGCGCAGCGAAGAGCGCTGATTGAATTGGGCAGAGTCCTTTATTGCGCAATGAAGCGAGCGAGGCGCCGGAAAACACGACTGTCAGGCTTTGGATGGAAGGTCCATAGCTGCACACATATTCATGCGTGGTAGCAAATAACAGGCGAATTCCTTCTAATGACCGATATCCGCTATGTCGGCAGACCGGACACACCAGGGCGCACAGTCCCAAGCCAGTCAGAGACCGCATTCTGGAATCCGGTTCCATTTTTCCATCACAGCCCGGTCCCGGACAGAGCGGTGTTTTGCTCTGCAGGATCGACGTCACTTTCGCCGGGTGCACGGGAAATTCCGCCATGATCACCCTCCAGGCATAGTGTCCACGCCTCGAGTCGGCTTTTGTTACACTAGGGTGAAACGATATGGAGGGAAACCCCACTAGGCAGTCCCCTAGCTTTCTGATCGCTCGCCCCCGCTTATCAGTGAACACGCTGGAGCAGATGGGATAACCACGCGCAGGGGAAAAAGATAATTTCAATCACTCGACTATAGTCGCCGGAATTCGCCCCTCGCTGCTGGCCGGAAGAATTGATGTCACGAAAGAGGTCGTGAGCGGCCGTCTCGTGCCGTCATCGAGCAGCACACGTCTCACGGATGGGCATTTTACTATTGACCGACTGATAGGGAGGCTTGAGAAGGCGTTGGACCAGGCGTTGTATGACAGTTATCACCGTCTGTGGGGGACAGGTGATATGCCCCTGAAATTCGGTCCGGAAAGAGATTGTTCAAAACTACTCGATTATGAATGGCGGCTGGAAGAACGGCTTCGATCGCACCAGGCGCCCTCCGGTATCTGCCAATAACACGCGAACACCTTGCCTAATGAAGTATTGCGGCAAGGTTTACTGCCCATCTGTCACGCTGATTCAATGCGCCACTGTCTCGCCTCAATCCGTGCTATGTGGAGCGGGAATCGATCACGGTGGAAATGTACACTCACGCAGCTCTTGGTAGAACAATCCCTGCGCTGTGCCTGGTACCGGATGCATTCATATTCAACACCTTCCTTTCCGGCTCTCTGCGGAAATGCCTACAACGGAACGGTCTCTGATGTATGGATCCTTCCACGGCGCATCCATTTACCGACGCTCCTAGCTATCCATGAGCCCTTCTTCTGCACTCGCCGATTCACGGCTGCGACGGACATTTGGCGCGCCGGTCTTGCAACGTGATCCGGCGATTTCACGACGAACCAGCATGTATAAGACGGGCTAAAGGAGTCCGTGGCTGCCGCTACTTTTTAGCAGCAGGGCGAGTATTCCGGAAATCGACTGGAACAGCTACGGACTCCAGCCGCAACGGCTTCGAGTGGATAGCCAACAACACCGCCTTCCCCGGGGTCGCCTGGTAATTCCCGCGAAAGCTCTTGTAGTAAATCATCACCTTTCGGACATAGTCGCGGGTTTCGGGGTAGGGCGGGATGGCGTGATATCGCTCCACCCGTCGTTCACCCGCATTGTAGGCCGCCACTGCTAATCGTACATTCCCGTTAAAACGATCCAGCAAATACCGCAAATGTCGCGCGCCGCCGCGAATATTGTCCCCGGTATCGTACAAATTCTGCACACCGTGACGAATGGCCGTTTCGGGAATTAACTGCATGAGACCCACCGCTCCGGCCCGCGAAATGACGGTGGGGTTAAAGTCCGACTCTGCCTTGATCACGGCCAGCAGCAGGGCCGGATGCAGCTGAAACTGCCAGGCATAGCGCTCCACGGCGTCCTGTACTTCTTCCGCAGGCACTCGATGCGATAGCCGGTTGGCCTGCAATTCGGCCGGACGAAAGCGCCGGTCAGTGGGAACATTCGTCATCTCGAACAGGCCGTTCGCTCCCACATAGCCGTAGATATCGCTTTCTCCGAAGGCGGACTCACCTATCATCAGCACACTCGCTATCGCCAATGAACACGCCCAGGAGAC
This region includes:
- a CDS encoding response regulator gives rise to the protein MAKPRVLLADDHSLVLEGFRRILEAQCELVGMVEDGRALLEAARKLEPDIVILDVSMPLLNGIDAATQMKKVQPSVKVIFVTMHSDADYVRSAFEAGASGYLLKRSAVDELEQAIRAVWAGHTYITPLIAQDLLDVLLTTGSRHPQQKKTLTFRQREVLQLLAEGRTVKEIALRLKISTRTVEFHKAQVMEQLNLRTTADLIKYALTHGVLASS
- a CDS encoding methionyl-tRNA formyltransferase, whose translation is MRIVFMGTPEFAVPSLEALLTSGDQVVGVVTQPDRPKGRGQDVIPSPVKIVCQREGIPVLQPLKMKDPAFLDALRQWKPDVIAVTAFGRILPPVILALPPRGCINVHGSLLPKYRGAGPVQWAIIRGERETGITTMFMAEGMDTGDMLLRETVEIRPDDTAGTLAPRLAEVGGRLLVETLRRLTAGTLTPERQDDSQATMAPLLKKEDGQIDWTLSAADIANRVRGLSPWPGAFTSVNGERWTLWRVAVGDELQRATPGTITKVTKDCVDVATGRGTIHILDIQPSNSRRMTMAQYLAGHRVSEGISLQAGLPPQS
- a CDS encoding transglycosylase SLT domain-containing protein, which gives rise to MNGRGRGGRMANEHSARNGRACQRTHLPDHRPNGDGRASVSWACSLAIASVLMIGESAFGESDIYGYVGANGLFEMTNVPTDRRFRPAELQANRLSHRVPAEEVQDAVERYAWQFQLHPALLLAVIKAESDFNPTVISRAGAVGLMQLIPETAIRHGVQNLYDTGDNIRGGARHLRYLLDRFNGNVRLAVAAYNAGERRVERYHAIPPYPETRDYVRKVMIYYKSFRGNYQATPGKAVLLAIHSKPLRLESVAVPVDFRNTRPAAKK
- a CDS encoding tyrosine-type recombinase/integrase, yielding MDARNLLRVFYPVMRKAEVKTFRCHDLRHTFATRLVQAGVDIYTVQKLGRWKTISMVMRYAHHHPESLRAGVEILDRVPLGVSTVGFAQEY